The genomic region GAGTTGGATTTTCCGGCGGTTGCACTTGCGGCATCGGCGAGGGAGACTCGGTGGCGGTCGGTTCCGGGCTCCCCGGGGCAATCGGCGAGGGAGACTCGGTGGCGGTCGGTTCCGGACTCCCTGGAGCCATTGGCGAGGGAGACTCGGTGGCGGTCGGTTCCGGACTCCCTGGAGCAGCGAACGGCGCCAGTAACTCCCCTAAAAACCCGCCTGACGGCTCCCGGCTTGGCTGGGAAGGGAGCGCGGGGGCAGCCGAGGGAGTGAGGGCCTGTGCCGTCGGTTTCGGGGTCGGTGCGGCCTCGTTAAAAACATCGACGACGCGGCGAGGTTGGGCCGTTGGCGTCGGTTGCGCGGATGGGGCAGCGATCGCCGAATTCAAGGGAGTTTCGGCGCTGCGATCGAACCGTTGCAGGCGAGTGGTCGAAAACCAAAAAATGACACCAAAACTAGAAAAAGCGATTAAAACAGCGAGGATTTCGTCAAATCCTAGAGAGTATCGATGGGAATGACGATCGGACATGAGTTTACCTCAATCAATACAGGGTTTCACGGCGAAGCTTTCAAAAGAACACGCACCCGCTCGACCCGAGGGATAGGGGCGGTGAAATCTGGCGAAACCGCCGCCCCCAACTTCAAAACCAAAGCGAGCGAGGGGTTGCCATTAGGAGCGATCGCAGGCCGATTTCAACGTAGAAACAAACGTCGGATAAGAAATTGCCGCCGCTTGGGCGTGGTGAATAGTGGTTTTACCCCGCGCGTTGAGGGCGGCGATCGCCAAACTCATAGCGATGCGATGGTCGTCGTGACTGTCCACGTCCGCACCTTGCAACGGCGAACCGCCGACAATTTCTAAGCCGTCGGGTCGTTCGGTGACGCGAGCGCCCATTTTTGTGAGCATTTGGGCCATTACCGCGAGGCGATCGCTCTCCTTAACGCGCAACTCTGCCGCATCCCGAATCACCGTAGTTCCGGAAGCAAATGCCGCCGCTACGGCCAAAATCGGAATCTCGTCGATCGCGCGCGGGACGATTTCCCCGGCAATCTCGCACGAGTTCAGTTTAGTATGACGGACCCGCAAATCGGCAACGGGTTCCCCGGCGATCGTCCGTTGATTTTCCCAGTGGATATCGGCATTCATCATCGCCAAAACATCGAGAACCCCGGTTCGGGTGGGGTTGACGCCGACATTTTCCACCACCAATTCCGAACCTGGCACGATCGCCGCCGCCACCAACCAAAACGCCGCCGAACTGATATCCCCCGGCACCACCACCGAGGTGCCTTTCAATTCGCTACCGCCGACGACACTCACCCGTTTCGCCTCCGGATCCGCCTGGATGTCGGCGCCGAATGCCGCCAGCATCCGCTCGCTGTGATCCCGCGACAGAGCGGGTTCGACCACCGTCGTCCGACCTTGCGCCATCAATCCGGCGAGCAAGATGCAAGACTTGACTTGAGCTGAGGCGATCGGCGATCGGTACTCGATCCCGCGCAAACGGGTACCGCGAACCGCCAAAGGAGCCAGGGAGCCGTCCCGACGGCCCCAAATTTGAGCGCCCATTTGCTTCAAGGGCTGGACCACCCGCGACATCGGGCGCGATCGCAGGGACTTATCCCCGGTCACCGCAAAAAAACACTCCGGCTGACTGGCTAGCAGACCCAACATCAGCCGTAAAGTCGTGCCGGAATTGCCCGCGTCGAGAACATCGAGAGGTTCTTGCAACCGACCGATCCCGACCCCTCGAACCGTGACCGTTTTCTCGTCGAGTTCGGAAATTTCGGCGCCTAAAGCGCGAAAACACCGGGCCGTACTCCGAGGATCTTCCCCGAGTAAGAGCCCTTCAATCGTGGTTTCCCCGGAGGCGATCGCCCCCAACATCAACGCGCGATGGGAAATTGATTTATCTCCAGGAACGCAAATGCGACCTTGTAAGGCCAAACCCGCCGCCGGGGGTTCGACCTGCAATTGTTGTTCGGATTCCGTATTGTTTACCGTTACGATCGCAGTGGGCATTAGGCTAGACTGAGATGGGATTGTTGTTTAGCGCGATCCTACCCCGTTCTCGACCCGCCCGATCCGACTCGATGGTTTGTCGTTCGCCAGGGTTGACCCGCGAGTCGCCCACCCCCACGGTTCGAGCCGAGGCATTTCAACCGTGCATTGCCGACCTCCTCTCTCCCCGGATTGTCTTTTGGCGCGGATCCGCTCGGCATTTTGAATAGAATTTTTAATTTTTTCTCCGTCTCTTCGTGCAAAGTCATGCTCACCCACCGCCGCAAACCCGTTTGTCTGTCCCTGGTCTCTACGGACTTGCCGATTTGGTCCGTGGTCGAAACAGCCGCGACTCTCTATCAAAAAGACCAACAACGCTTTCACCTGCTCTTAACCGAACCCGCGATCGCCCAGAGCGAATCGACGGACTCCGAAACCACAGAAGACACCC from Oxynema aestuarii AP17 harbors:
- the aroA gene encoding 3-phosphoshikimate 1-carboxyvinyltransferase — protein: MPTAIVTVNNTESEQQLQVEPPAAGLALQGRICVPGDKSISHRALMLGAIASGETTIEGLLLGEDPRSTARCFRALGAEISELDEKTVTVRGVGIGRLQEPLDVLDAGNSGTTLRLMLGLLASQPECFFAVTGDKSLRSRPMSRVVQPLKQMGAQIWGRRDGSLAPLAVRGTRLRGIEYRSPIASAQVKSCILLAGLMAQGRTTVVEPALSRDHSERMLAAFGADIQADPEAKRVSVVGGSELKGTSVVVPGDISSAAFWLVAAAIVPGSELVVENVGVNPTRTGVLDVLAMMNADIHWENQRTIAGEPVADLRVRHTKLNSCEIAGEIVPRAIDEIPILAVAAAFASGTTVIRDAAELRVKESDRLAVMAQMLTKMGARVTERPDGLEIVGGSPLQGADVDSHDDHRIAMSLAIAALNARGKTTIHHAQAAAISYPTFVSTLKSACDRS